From Gimesia panareensis, the proteins below share one genomic window:
- a CDS encoding cadherin domain-containing protein, with protein sequence MRFLEWLNRCLGKTPPAPNLEFNSLRADSHAGLELVRLEERIVLNVDAGVSGSLNEVLEISLDAANDEATVSVVDGGATIQVDDGLNLPDSIMQFNASQINSILVTGVDPSQTVNFLGQNDLIVPDSLNLTGFTGDVNIGIQIDVGTNSAPEFSASSTVTYLGQYDRVGDQLNVILQNQLGADDSFAVQINGSDVEIIDQNHSNTLLYSTSLAGLNSIQIQGADGETDLLSLNYGDSQLTQLSISFDGGLGGNDTLEFFGGTFDTITHHFTGPGSGSVDFSGNAITEINYSGLEPVFGGNNTANNVEIELPTATNDAVLENAPLPGEMQIRSLSSSFELTTFASPADSLKITTAGGNSIVDLNSYDATFAPTDLILSGQASDTYQLAGSDLLDDSVSLTLAGGAILDLGTFNETVDQFTLEDGTVIASGGILTAQSDLNLQSGSVKAQLNGTNLIKNGSGTVILDALNGYTGSTTINDGTLQLAQSNAIPNTSSVDLTSVTSVLDLDGFSVSLTSLTGTGSVLLGGPSGSLTLNQAVSTTATFGGGISGNGSLTIGGAGEVILSGNSSFTGATNVQNGVLKVDGTLATSKVIVATGATLGGSGSVNAPVTINADAALAPGSSPGFLSTGDLTLDADGNLNIEINGTAAGTQYDQIQVTGGVDLTGAKLNISSSFTASAGDQFLLIDNDDTDSVTGEFVGRSEGTLFNFNGNQVYISYVGGDGNDVVLVVNTPPSAANQIFSVDENPANTTSVGTIAAADPNVPPGDLTFSLTGGSGQTAFNVSTDGEITVADFTQLDYETTTSFELEILVTDDAGATDTATITINLNPVNDNTPVVNNQILSVDENTTNGTNVGTAIPASDADLPNDSLTFTKTGGTGAAAFDISSSGQITVSDQSLLDYETTTSFDLDILVTDAVGATDTATITINLNPVNDNAPVVLNQIRSIDENSPNGTPVGTVIVATDDDLPNDSLTFTEVGGSGAAAFDISSSGQITVADQSLLDYETTTSFTLDIMVSDGVNATDTATITINLNPLNDNIPVIANQIRDVDENSANGTLVGAVLVASDADLPGDTLTFSEAGGTGAAAFDITSAGQIVVADQSLLNYETNPTYTLDVIVDDNAGSTATATVTINLNDLVETMVVAAGDWSSNDITIIRDGSQIRILETGTSNEIVTSHEFDKVSSIIITGNGSDNTVRLDMSVDTILPPSGISFDGAGGSNTLVSANQTTDWLIDGTNSGSLLSGAVSFSNVENLTGNAGADNFVFQDGGQITGTLSGGNGSDSIDFSAVTSAVNVDLQNSSATNLNLFGGIEKLSGDGTLDSISGLTAGTTYLIDGVNQGSVSGIDFDGFSHLTGSTGIDTFQFSGNGQITGSIDGLGGSDSLDYSASTFSLALGLSSTGTTDGFAGSESSTLAAFDNIDSIQGSGNSDTLTGINAGAIWTLDGANQYSSTNTLSFSGFENLTGGTDVDSFNITGSQSLNLAGNSGNDVFSFADSASLTGTIDGQAGADQIDYSALTTSIDVVLTANGSYDGFQGTEATVSGGFDNINNVAAGSGTADKLTGQNATATWSIQPASIYGSGTSLSFSSFETLQGGSDVDQFNINGSHSLDLQGGLGNDVFSFNNNSSTLNGLIDGQGGSDHLNLVNYSADLNVALSGLGSIDGFDGTESAKSVSFANIDQLTGGSGTNSLTGIDSAATWTLNGTNTYVSTNSLTFSSFVNLTGGSDTDIFNVTPDSEAFNITGGDPISNPLGDQLNIDTSTAGTAVVSNNGEGSGSVTGSFPTVAYSEIENFAISGTVDVELDGTANADDIEILVNGGDIEYRLGGILIGTSSLSDTTTITVKGGDGDDSLTVDAALATEGITVDYDGEGQDSTSPGDVLNLLGTTTSVEYFFTDSSSGSIRIDGSGTDFITYSGLEPITSTINTTNVTLNYSSVAEIITISDAGSGQTQITSTAGETLTFTNPTGLLTINTGDGADQIELNSLAANFTASLTINGEGATDTLNANGSLTFASGKSVELNVESINVANSVSLTAASIAFNADSVDLDGDLVATTVSGDAATVNVLGSAGGADIQDAVDIAGTGGVINIAAGVYHTTGTLDIDESVSLIGAGKDVVEIRKAGAPTNNYDIAVNITANDVSISGAQLGWETHTSATDYQGYVVYTTADNTTLNNLLFGDNYRSAVVFEGANNLEVSDSIFEGNYGRAAIRDGDYGSGENFLITRNEFRETHFRWGPIAIGPQGTYGDPNNYAFSGEISFNYFGNGLEAGAFQEAGDQNYTVTITNRGMTADGIDINHNTFDWQDSSTTNGNGIYAQPGGVYFDPSLAVPVNSVNITNNIFNGFSYEGPQPTTDPLWHPADGVFGGALEFDGVDDFGIFQSANFDVGESGTLSFWVNMDDQGRRNQFFEGPNNGGMEFQYRTNGNGQFFGSPNRNDGNGNTYVIQNGGADGTTGVWQNIQYTWDYNGGVNPEMHLYVDGVEVGYLSGTYDSDLSQWTATVSTINELMNVGRDPGDSSRYFDGMMDDVGWFDQALGQTDLDTVRTTGVSALSGDSRLVAHWDFDQTSGDIAVDNVSGIQMYLSTNGIVPFGPEFQETVGVFGGALEFDGIDDFATFQDASFDVGKKGTLNFWIKMDDTGRRNQFFEGPDNGGFEFQYRTNGGGQFYGRTQDGGDYTIQSGGFGGVASAMNPDGVEGDWTNIQYTWDADTGEMHIYINGSEAPYLSSYDENLSGFDSTHFTDTINGLMNVGRDPGTSGRFFDGLMDDIGWFNDVLDSTDRATIMNTGVASLTGDSRLVAHWNLDDAAGTTVVSGDSGTNITLYLQAEPPLPPIEGFGVLAPLNANVTYNAFNGNDLDSNVTLDSTNTFGDPLFAYANDPSYVSTDSLETQFAIGFGSSAAYGSAEFAADTNTNLPHIGAFQNQPTVYPGVYGSGDIVVYGTGEDDQLVLMLTGEDTASFVLTRDFGGPNETVLATVSVVDITSITFNGLGGDDVLIINQPDNLFFNPSGGIIFNGGSQNNDGNSLGITGVNGDTLVLNHSTPLEADSVAYVFTPDSVPAEGEDGNITISDSSMSDGSTTITFTGLEPILDNLLVANRDFDFTDADETISLSDDGVIGDNYSFIDSTLSESVLFLDPTSSITIRTDSVGTPTGVDTVLVNSLDSLFDASLSILAGDDDPVTFQSTIDLFSGDLYVTAESVNILADIDAASVEISSSGVTSTTLNGGTVTTTGSQLYHDAVNFVTNTTLTSTGGSSIQFDGTIDGAIDLELDTIGTTIFNDAIGSNTALSSLTTNAGGTIQINGGSIETSGDQIFNDDVELGANTILTSSGSGAITFHERLNGTYTLEIKTDGDTTFNNTVGDTNELASLTTDANGTTNVNGGSIATTGGQLFNDAVMLGADTVLSSSASGTIQFKSTLNGAHNLNVNTDGITIFDDQVGNSASLDSLTTDANGTTQINGGSIETTGDQIFYDDVELGDNTILTSTSSGAVTFDQTLNGSFTLEVKTAGDTTFNGTVGNANELTSLTTDADGTTNINGGSIATSGGQLFNDAVVLGDNTILSSSASGTIQFVSTLNGAYTLNINTDGTTIFDDQVGNSAALVSLTTNVNGTTQINGGSIETTGDQIFNDDVELGANTILTSTGSGAITFHERLNGTYTLEIKTDGDTTFNNTVGDTNELASLTTDANGTTNVNGGSIATTGGQLFNDAVMLGADTVLSSSASGTIQFKSTLNGAHNLNVNTDGTTIFDDQVGNSASLDSLTTDANGTTQINGGSIETTG encoded by the coding sequence GTGCGATTTTTAGAATGGCTGAACCGATGCCTCGGCAAGACTCCCCCTGCCCCCAACCTCGAGTTCAATTCGCTCCGCGCTGACAGTCATGCTGGACTGGAACTGGTGCGTCTGGAAGAGCGTATCGTTTTAAATGTGGACGCCGGTGTCTCCGGCAGTCTCAACGAAGTCCTCGAAATCAGCCTGGATGCTGCCAATGATGAGGCAACGGTTTCTGTCGTCGATGGGGGCGCTACCATTCAGGTCGACGATGGTTTAAATCTTCCCGACAGCATCATGCAGTTTAATGCGAGCCAGATCAATTCGATCCTGGTGACCGGTGTAGATCCATCTCAGACGGTTAATTTCCTGGGCCAGAACGATCTGATCGTCCCCGATTCCCTGAACCTGACCGGTTTCACCGGCGATGTGAATATCGGCATTCAAATTGATGTCGGGACAAATTCCGCTCCCGAATTCAGCGCGTCCTCCACTGTGACCTATTTGGGACAGTATGATCGCGTGGGTGACCAGTTGAATGTCATACTCCAGAATCAGCTTGGTGCCGATGACTCTTTTGCCGTCCAGATTAATGGTTCTGATGTCGAAATCATCGATCAGAATCATTCAAATACCCTGCTCTATTCCACCTCGCTGGCTGGCCTGAATTCGATCCAGATACAAGGGGCGGATGGAGAGACGGATCTGTTATCGCTCAATTACGGTGACTCACAACTCACTCAACTTTCGATCTCCTTCGATGGTGGACTGGGAGGCAACGATACCCTGGAATTCTTCGGGGGCACGTTTGATACAATCACCCACCATTTTACAGGTCCCGGAAGCGGCTCAGTTGATTTCAGTGGGAATGCGATTACCGAAATCAATTATTCCGGTCTGGAACCAGTATTCGGCGGCAATAATACGGCCAACAATGTCGAGATCGAGCTCCCCACAGCGACGAACGATGCCGTACTGGAAAATGCGCCTCTGCCGGGCGAGATGCAGATTCGCAGCCTGAGCAGCAGTTTCGAGCTGACCACCTTCGCCTCCCCTGCTGATTCGCTCAAAATCACCACTGCCGGCGGCAACTCGATCGTCGACCTCAATTCCTATGATGCTACCTTCGCTCCGACCGATCTGATTCTCTCCGGTCAGGCGAGTGACACGTACCAGCTGGCAGGCAGCGATCTGCTCGATGACAGTGTCTCACTGACTCTGGCCGGGGGCGCCATACTCGATCTCGGTACCTTCAACGAAACCGTCGATCAGTTCACACTGGAAGACGGGACCGTGATTGCCTCAGGCGGCATTCTGACAGCGCAGTCCGATCTGAATCTGCAGTCTGGCAGTGTCAAAGCACAATTAAACGGAACAAACCTCATCAAAAATGGCTCCGGGACCGTGATCCTGGACGCGTTAAACGGATACACCGGCTCGACCACCATCAACGACGGCACACTGCAACTGGCACAATCGAATGCGATTCCCAATACATCGAGTGTCGACCTGACCTCTGTGACCAGCGTACTGGATCTGGACGGATTCTCTGTTTCACTGACTTCCCTGACCGGGACGGGGAGCGTGCTGCTCGGAGGACCTTCAGGTTCACTGACTCTCAATCAGGCTGTTTCCACAACAGCAACGTTTGGCGGCGGGATCTCTGGAAACGGCAGCCTGACCATCGGCGGTGCGGGTGAAGTCATTCTTTCCGGTAACAGTTCCTTCACTGGTGCCACCAACGTGCAAAATGGTGTTTTGAAAGTGGACGGGACGCTGGCCACTTCGAAAGTCATCGTCGCGACCGGGGCCACCCTGGGTGGTTCAGGCAGCGTCAATGCCCCTGTCACCATCAATGCAGACGCCGCACTGGCGCCAGGTTCCAGTCCCGGTTTTCTCAGCACAGGCGATCTGACACTCGACGCCGATGGCAATTTGAATATTGAAATCAATGGCACCGCTGCAGGCACACAATACGATCAGATCCAGGTCACAGGCGGAGTCGATCTGACAGGTGCCAAGTTGAATATCAGCAGTAGTTTTACCGCTTCCGCCGGTGATCAGTTCCTGCTGATCGATAACGACGATACTGACAGTGTGACAGGAGAATTCGTCGGTCGATCGGAAGGAACCTTGTTCAATTTCAATGGAAATCAGGTCTACATTTCCTACGTGGGTGGCGATGGTAACGATGTTGTCCTGGTGGTCAATACTCCCCCTTCTGCGGCAAATCAAATTTTTTCTGTCGATGAAAATCCGGCAAACACCACTTCCGTGGGTACGATCGCCGCGGCAGATCCGAATGTTCCCCCGGGCGATCTGACGTTCAGCCTCACGGGGGGATCGGGGCAGACCGCCTTTAACGTCAGTACTGACGGCGAGATCACAGTGGCTGATTTCACTCAGCTGGATTATGAAACAACAACTTCGTTTGAGCTGGAGATTCTGGTTACCGATGACGCCGGGGCGACCGACACGGCAACGATTACTATCAATCTCAATCCGGTCAACGATAATACTCCCGTCGTGAACAATCAGATATTGAGTGTCGATGAAAATACGACCAATGGCACTAATGTCGGAACGGCGATCCCTGCCAGTGATGCCGACCTTCCCAATGACAGCCTGACGTTTACCAAAACCGGAGGAACCGGAGCGGCTGCATTTGACATCTCTTCCAGTGGTCAAATCACCGTTTCTGATCAGAGTCTGCTCGACTACGAAACCACAACCTCGTTCGACCTGGATATCCTGGTCACTGATGCAGTGGGAGCGACGGACACGGCCACCATTACGATTAATCTCAATCCGGTGAATGACAATGCACCGGTCGTGCTCAATCAGATCAGAAGTATCGACGAGAACTCACCGAATGGCACTCCTGTGGGGACTGTGATTGTCGCTACAGACGACGACCTGCCGAATGATTCACTAACCTTTACTGAAGTGGGAGGCAGCGGGGCGGCTGCATTTGACATTTCTTCCAGCGGTCAAATCACGGTAGCAGACCAGAGCCTGCTCGATTACGAGACCACGACTTCCTTTACATTGGACATCATGGTATCCGATGGTGTGAACGCAACGGACACGGCAACCATCACGATCAATTTGAATCCGTTGAACGATAATATTCCGGTCATCGCCAACCAGATACGGGATGTCGATGAAAATTCCGCCAATGGGACGCTCGTCGGCGCGGTGCTTGTCGCCAGTGATGCCGATCTGCCGGGCGATACTCTGACCTTCTCCGAAGCGGGGGGCACGGGGGCTGCTGCCTTCGATATTACATCTGCCGGCCAGATTGTGGTCGCGGATCAGAGTCTGCTCAATTATGAAACCAACCCCACTTACACACTGGATGTGATTGTTGATGACAATGCCGGTTCGACCGCAACGGCGACCGTGACGATCAATCTGAACGACCTGGTGGAAACCATGGTGGTGGCCGCCGGTGACTGGTCCAGCAATGACATCACGATTATTCGGGACGGCAGCCAGATTCGCATTCTGGAAACGGGTACTTCGAATGAGATCGTGACCTCGCACGAATTTGACAAGGTTTCCAGTATCATCATTACCGGAAATGGATCCGACAACACCGTCCGGCTGGACATGAGCGTCGATACGATTCTGCCGCCGAGTGGCATCAGCTTTGATGGAGCCGGCGGATCGAATACGCTGGTCAGTGCAAATCAGACGACCGACTGGCTGATCGACGGCACCAATTCCGGAAGCCTGCTCTCCGGGGCCGTCAGCTTCAGTAACGTTGAGAATCTGACCGGAAACGCAGGAGCAGACAACTTCGTCTTCCAGGATGGCGGTCAGATCACCGGCACCCTGTCGGGGGGCAACGGATCGGACAGTATTGACTTCTCGGCTGTTACCAGCGCGGTCAATGTCGATCTGCAGAACAGCAGTGCCACGAACCTCAATCTGTTTGGCGGAATCGAGAAACTCAGTGGCGACGGCACACTGGATTCCATCAGTGGCCTCACTGCAGGTACTACGTATCTGATTGATGGTGTGAATCAGGGATCGGTCTCCGGCATCGACTTCGACGGGTTCAGTCATCTGACCGGCTCGACGGGAATCGATACTTTCCAGTTCAGCGGCAACGGTCAGATCACCGGCAGTATCGACGGTCTGGGTGGCAGCGATAGTCTGGATTATTCGGCATCCACATTCAGTCTGGCCCTTGGACTGTCATCAACGGGTACGACAGATGGCTTTGCCGGTTCGGAATCTTCCACGCTGGCAGCCTTTGACAATATTGATTCAATCCAGGGAAGCGGCAACAGCGATACGCTGACCGGGATCAATGCAGGAGCGATCTGGACGCTCGATGGAGCCAATCAATACAGTTCAACGAATACATTGAGTTTCAGCGGATTTGAAAATCTGACCGGGGGAACCGATGTAGACAGCTTCAACATCACTGGCAGCCAGTCGCTGAATCTGGCTGGCAATTCTGGAAATGATGTCTTCTCCTTTGCGGACAGCGCCTCGCTGACCGGTACGATCGATGGCCAGGCAGGAGCGGACCAGATCGATTATTCTGCTTTGACAACGTCTATTGACGTGGTGCTCACAGCCAATGGATCCTATGACGGGTTCCAGGGGACCGAAGCGACGGTCAGTGGTGGTTTTGACAACATCAATAATGTTGCCGCCGGTTCGGGAACGGCGGACAAGCTGACCGGGCAGAACGCGACTGCCACCTGGTCGATTCAACCGGCCAGCATCTATGGCAGTGGGACTTCGCTCTCTTTCTCCAGTTTTGAAACGCTCCAGGGGGGAAGCGATGTCGACCAGTTCAACATCAATGGTTCTCATTCACTGGATCTGCAGGGAGGTCTGGGAAATGATGTCTTCAGTTTCAACAATAACAGTTCCACACTCAACGGTTTGATTGACGGCCAGGGAGGCAGCGATCATCTGAATCTCGTCAACTACAGTGCCGACCTGAATGTGGCACTCAGCGGCCTGGGCAGTATCGATGGCTTTGATGGAACCGAATCAGCGAAATCAGTCAGTTTTGCGAACATCGACCAGTTGACCGGGGGCAGCGGTACCAATTCACTGACCGGCATCGACAGTGCCGCCACGTGGACGCTGAATGGGACCAATACCTATGTCAGTACGAACTCGCTGACTTTCAGCAGTTTTGTGAATCTGACCGGCGGCAGTGATACCGACATCTTCAACGTCACCCCGGATTCGGAAGCATTCAATATTACAGGCGGCGATCCGATCAGCAATCCGCTGGGCGATCAGCTCAATATAGACACTTCCACAGCCGGGACCGCTGTTGTCTCGAACAACGGTGAAGGTTCCGGTTCGGTCACGGGAAGCTTCCCCACTGTCGCATACAGTGAGATCGAGAACTTCGCGATCTCCGGGACAGTGGATGTCGAACTGGATGGTACTGCCAACGCTGACGACATCGAAATCCTCGTCAATGGGGGCGATATTGAATACCGTCTGGGCGGGATTCTGATTGGCACCAGTTCCCTGTCTGACACCACTACGATTACGGTTAAGGGAGGAGACGGTGATGACAGCCTGACCGTCGATGCTGCCCTGGCAACAGAGGGCATCACCGTTGATTATGATGGGGAAGGCCAGGATTCGACCAGCCCGGGCGATGTTTTGAATCTGCTGGGCACGACGACGTCGGTGGAATATTTCTTTACTGACAGCAGTTCCGGTTCGATCCGCATTGATGGTTCCGGGACCGACTTCATCACCTACAGCGGCCTGGAGCCGATCACTTCGACGATCAATACTACCAACGTGACCCTGAATTACAGCAGCGTTGCCGAAATCATTACGATCAGCGACGCAGGCAGTGGCCAGACACAGATTACTTCGACTGCCGGCGAAACGCTGACATTCACAAACCCCACCGGTCTGTTGACCATTAATACCGGTGACGGGGCAGACCAGATTGAGCTCAATTCCCTGGCCGCGAACTTTACGGCTTCCCTGACGATCAATGGAGAAGGCGCAACAGATACGTTGAATGCGAATGGCAGCCTGACATTCGCTTCCGGAAAAAGTGTAGAACTGAATGTAGAGTCAATCAATGTCGCCAATTCTGTTTCTCTGACCGCAGCCAGTATCGCCTTCAATGCCGACAGCGTGGATCTGGACGGCGATCTGGTAGCCACGACGGTTTCCGGCGATGCCGCAACAGTCAATGTGCTGGGCTCGGCCGGTGGGGCTGACATCCAGGATGCGGTCGATATCGCAGGCACGGGTGGCGTGATCAACATTGCTGCCGGCGTCTATCATACAACGGGCACATTGGATATTGATGAATCGGTCTCCCTGATCGGAGCCGGAAAAGACGTCGTGGAAATCCGCAAAGCGGGTGCTCCGACAAATAACTACGATATCGCTGTCAATATCACAGCCAATGATGTCTCGATTTCCGGAGCTCAGCTCGGCTGGGAAACTCACACTTCCGCAACCGACTATCAGGGCTATGTGGTTTACACAACGGCAGACAACACCACGTTAAACAACCTGCTCTTCGGAGACAACTATCGCAGTGCCGTCGTTTTTGAAGGGGCGAACAACCTCGAAGTTTCTGATTCCATCTTTGAGGGGAACTATGGCCGCGCCGCGATCCGCGACGGGGATTACGGCAGTGGTGAGAACTTCCTGATTACACGAAACGAATTCCGGGAAACGCATTTTCGCTGGGGACCGATTGCGATCGGACCTCAAGGCACCTATGGTGATCCGAACAACTATGCCTTCAGTGGTGAGATTTCCTTCAACTACTTCGGCAACGGACTGGAGGCGGGGGCGTTTCAGGAAGCCGGCGATCAGAATTATACCGTCACCATTACCAACCGGGGTATGACGGCCGACGGGATCGACATCAACCACAATACATTCGACTGGCAGGATTCTTCCACGACGAATGGAAATGGCATCTATGCCCAGCCGGGCGGAGTCTACTTCGATCCCTCCCTGGCGGTGCCGGTAAATTCGGTGAATATCACCAACAACATCTTCAACGGTTTCAGTTACGAGGGACCACAGCCGACCACCGATCCGCTATGGCACCCGGCAGACGGCGTATTTGGGGGTGCCCTCGAATTTGACGGTGTGGACGATTTCGGAATATTCCAGTCTGCCAATTTTGACGTCGGTGAATCCGGAACGCTCAGTTTCTGGGTCAACATGGACGATCAGGGGCGCCGGAACCAGTTCTTCGAAGGTCCCAATAACGGGGGGATGGAGTTCCAGTACCGTACGAATGGTAACGGTCAGTTCTTCGGCAGCCCCAACCGCAATGACGGGAATGGAAATACCTATGTGATTCAAAATGGTGGGGCCGACGGGACCACTGGTGTCTGGCAGAACATCCAGTATACCTGGGATTACAACGGCGGTGTGAATCCCGAAATGCATCTCTATGTAGATGGTGTCGAAGTTGGCTATCTCAGCGGGACCTATGACTCCGATCTGTCTCAGTGGACGGCCACTGTCAGTACGATTAATGAACTGATGAATGTGGGCCGTGATCCGGGGGACAGCAGTCGTTACTTCGACGGTATGATGGACGATGTCGGCTGGTTCGATCAGGCTCTGGGACAAACGGACCTGGATACGGTTCGCACAACGGGTGTCAGCGCCCTGTCCGGTGATTCCCGCCTGGTCGCGCACTGGGACTTCGATCAGACCTCCGGGGATATTGCCGTGGATAATGTGAGCGGCATCCAGATGTATTTGTCTACGAATGGGATCGTGCCCTTCGGTCCTGAATTCCAGGAAACTGTCGGAGTCTTTGGCGGCGCGCTGGAATTTGATGGCATCGACGACTTCGCCACTTTCCAGGATGCCTCTTTTGATGTCGGCAAAAAAGGGACTTTGAACTTCTGGATCAAAATGGACGATACCGGCAGACGGAACCAGTTCTTCGAAGGTCCTGACAACGGCGGATTCGAATTCCAGTATCGGACCAACGGCGGTGGTCAGTTTTATGGTCGGACCCAGGATGGCGGTGACTATACGATCCAGTCCGGAGGCTTTGGTGGAGTCGCTTCCGCCATGAATCCCGATGGTGTCGAAGGGGACTGGACCAACATCCAATACACGTGGGACGCCGACACTGGCGAAATGCACATCTACATCAACGGGTCGGAAGCTCCGTACCTGTCTTCGTATGATGAAAACCTGTCCGGCTTCGACAGTACTCACTTCACCGACACGATCAATGGTCTGATGAATGTGGGCCGCGATCCAGGTACCAGCGGACGCTTCTTTGACGGGCTGATGGACGATATCGGCTGGTTCAATGATGTGCTGGATTCCACCGATCGGGCCACAATCATGAACACCGGCGTTGCCAGTCTGACCGGCGATTCCCGGCTGGTCGCGCACTGGAATCTGGATGATGCTGCAGGGACCACTGTCGTATCGGGTGACAGCGGGACGAATATCACACTGTATCTGCAGGCGGAACCTCCCCTGCCCCCTATTGAAGGCTTTGGTGTCCTCGCTCCTCTCAACGCGAATGTGACCTATAACGCCTTTAACGGGAATGATCTCGATTCGAATGTAACACTCGATTCGACAAACACGTTTGGCGATCCGCTGTTTGCTTATGCCAATGATCCTTCGTATGTCAGTACAGATTCGCTGGAAACACAGTTTGCGATCGGTTTTGGTTCTTCTGCCGCTTATGGCTCTGCGGAATTTGCGGCCGATACGAATACGAACCTGCCTCACATCGGCGCTTTTCAGAACCAGCCTACGGTTTACCCGGGGGTCTATGGATCAGGCGACATTGTTGTCTATGGAACTGGAGAAGACGATCAGCTGGTGCTGATGCTGACTGGCGAAGACACGGCGTCCTTTGTGTTGACGCGGGACTTTGGAGGCCCAAATGAAACGGTCCTGGCCACAGTGTCGGTAGTTGACATCACCTCGATCACGTTCAATGGTCTCGGCGGAGACGATGTGTTGATCATCAATCAGCCCGACAACCTGTTCTTCAATCCTTCTGGTGGCATCATTTTCAATGGTGGTTCCCAGAACAATGACGGTAACTCACTGGGGATTACCGGCGTCAATGGCGACACACTCGTGCTCAATCACAGTACGCCGCTGGAAGCGGATTCGGTGGCCTATGTCTTTACGCCGGACAGCGTGCCTGCGGAAGGGGAAGATGGAAACATCACCATTTCCGACAGCAGCATGAGTGATGGATCGACTACGATCACCTTTACCGGACTGGAGCCAATCCTGGACAACCTGCTGGTGGCGAATCGGGATTTCGACTTTACCGATGCAGACGAAACCATTTCGCTGTCTGACGATGGTGTGATCGGCGATAATTATTCGTTTATTGATTCCACGCTCAGTGAATCGGTACTGTTTCTGGATCCGACCAGTTCGATCACAATCCGCACCGACAGTGTGGGAACTCCCACAGGAGTTGACACCGTCCTGGTCAATTCACTGGACAGTCTGTTCGACGCCAGCCTGTCGATTCTCGCAGGCGACGATGATCCAGTGACCTTCCAGAGTACCATCGATCTGTTTTCCGGCGATCTGTACGTCACTGCGGAAAGCGTGAATATTCTGGCCGACATTGATGCCGCTTCTGTCGAAATCAGTTCTTCGGGCGTGACGAGCACGACTTTGAATGGTGGTACCGTCACCACAACAGGCTCTCAGCTCTACCACGATGCGGTGAACTTTGTCACCAACACGACACTTACCAGTACTGGCGGCAGCAGCATTCAGTTTGATGGAACGATCGATGGTGCCATTGATCTGGAACTCGACACGATCGGAACCACGATCTTTAACGACGCGATCGGCAGCAATACGGCTCTGAGCAGCCTGACAACAAATGCCGGTGGCACGATACAGATCAATGGTGGCAGCATCGAAACCAGCGGCGATCAGATCTTTAATGACGATGTCGAACTGGGGGCGAATACGATTCTCACCAGTAGCGGCAGTGGTGCGATCACCTTCCACGAGCGGTTGAACGGAACCTATACGCTGGAAATCAAGACCGACGGTGACACGACCTTTAATAATACCGTCGGTGACACGAACGAACTGGCCAGCCTGACGACCGATGCTAACGGAACGACCAACGTCAACGGGGGCAGCATCGCCACGACCGGAGGACAGCTATTCAACGATGCGGTCATGCTCGGGGCAGATACCGTTTTATCTAGTTCCGCTTCCGGAACCATCCAGTTTAAATCGACATTGAACGGAGCTCACAACCTTAACGTCAACACAGACGGAATTACGATCTTCGATGATCAGGTCGGGAATTCAGCGTCTCTCGACAGTCTGACGACCGATGCGAATGGTACCACCCAGATCAATGGCGGCAGCATTGAAACAACGGGCGACCAGATCTTCTATGACGACGTGGAACTGGGCGACAACACAATACTGACCAGCACCAGCAGCGGCGCAGTCACATTCGACCAGACTCTGAACGGCTCATTCACTCTGGAAGTCAAAACCGCGGGCGACACCACTTTTAACGGCACCGTGGGCAATGCGAATGAACTGACGAGCCTGACCACCGACGCTGATGGGACAACCAACATCAATGGTGGCAGCATCGCCACATCGGGCGGCCAGCTGTTTAACGATGCTGTGGTGCTGGGAGACAATACCATCCTCTCCAGTTCCGCCAGCGGTACGATTCAGTTCGTTTCGACTTTGAATGGGGCGTATACGCTCAATATCAATACTGACGGGACGACCATCTTCGACGATCAGGTGGGTAACTCAGCCGCCCTGGTCAGCCTGACTACGAACGTGAACGGTACGACGCAGATCAACGGGGGAAGCATCGAAACCACCGGCGATCAGATCTTCAATGACGATGTCGAACTGGGGGCGAATACGATTCTCACCAGTACCGGCAGCGGGGCCATCACCTTCCACGAGCGGTTGAACGGAACCTATACGCTGGAAATCAAGACCGACGGTGACACGACCTTTAATAATACGGTCGGTGACACGAACGAACTGGCCAGCCTGACGACCGATGCTAACGGAACAACCAACGTTAACGGGGGCAGTATCGCCACGACCGGGGGACAGCTATTCAACGATGCGGTCATGCTCGGGGCAGATACCGTTTTATCTAGTTCCGCTTCTGGAACCATCCAGTTTAAATCGACACTGAACGGAGCTCACAACCTTAACGTCAACACTGACGGAACTACGATCTTCGATGATCAGGTCGGGAACTCAGCGTCTCTCGACAGTCTGACGACCGATGCGAATGGTACCACCCAGATCAATGGCGGCAGCATTGAAACAACGGGCGA